One genomic region from Yarrowia lipolytica chromosome 1C, complete sequence encodes:
- a CDS encoding uncharacterized protein (Compare to YALI0C07150g, similar to uniprot|Q06554 Saccharomyces cerevisiae YLR247c similarity to S.pombe rad8 protein and RDH54P), with product MTSDAINAMENDSTTVVEVETTFVNDNVVRGFLDVARDTLPDVQGLLPLVQVQLVADISREMLEGEEVLEITDPESHGVKNTEAGDETNSRDPIVASAPATLVPNESTLEIHVTPKYTTKDKKRGRKKTKKDEDWLVTCLGVVQLGNVETSDHVLTALKQALSVAKFNPRNRVSVFSVNPHVTVTKNNGVYSISITFGVFAKPFDGHVNPEIHMAGHLNIVNVIRQFLGVTKIKQLHKNDYVTPEYFYECLELKDDTEVEINRDLQPEGMRSKLLDYQLETVGWVLDREKGESREKTIEGIPSPWKRFRAHGINWLVDFVGLNIGPEKEVMEILTRDTKPTTEDPEIQAVSRDADFKAGYGLIADEMGLGKTVELLAVVLNNPRPEFPPQTHYDLYSDRDVLPTKTTLILCPASISQQWIAEVTKHAPSLSVFLYTGRAALDAQREKEGTPDTDIEVGIDSDTDSEGPLVSKHAQFLSQFDIVVTSYEVASREVANALYNPLRGRVTRTKTKLKSKDTRDVDLVQDRLSLQSPLSQLQFWRVILDEVQMVGNTVSNAAVVARIIPRVHAWGVSGTPIKKGMPDLLGMCVFLRCEPGEFYGRSDYAYNYSWQNGYLSTTMTASGVSHQKHWEMLMLDKPRFRDVIRQMSIRHTKRQVRDQLVLPPQERHHVRLRFNLVEEENYRHLREGVESAVSEAVASSLMREEREATREAAVVDRYGVLPSSVTPPVSNRPRGTFNIGGSNPYASIMANINNTVIEPEIEIDPSITSSGEGDGQHVYTTWSGAVDTYGGESSGTAASSTDADGDDNAQSPTSDTASNTDINVSAIPDIEVSPTATPTASTRSQNGTSAPPASSAPADLTTATLSSWLLRLRQTCCHPRVGSGNKKALGNGILQTVSHVLDAMCDQALTQLLNDERSLFVEELEKARVHEFNKQPDIGLTVLQSRVSEVEVRTGEIRDMAVAAATRYAMKKKEVISEWKRIGEVDNKRKLEESDDGAANVKKVKVEKEEKEEEVAKEEVSEDFKMEGTENNSIFGAPTAFLGSDSESESTGKMSKPLQKYLNNSEELQTEKERKQAFLHRYRSWMDLMHRYYFFIATFHFQVGEAKKVAEEKKEKEDGKDDEEKEDEEKEEIEVKKEEDEGTKSDDLETHYYTLAEQIRTQLLQRPIERVDQDVGRLERAKELEMVQIPVDTLTRDLVQASPFLEARVSGLLEIINQQSEYLEEWMTRVRELLVARDEKDVKETDEKKNKGDVEKVEGENTDPYASGLDNQQYASDYLDAISYLLQLRDEALNAKTTASAADKIQVNLWYHNDYEEELTDLQVALKEALDACHVSPTLGALKPIVAALKTDSGAVSLSIYNPKWPPKLLSKLNPIVKTVTSTTKACRDLLSVVRSCFNSKVVYYKQLQQLSDNVSSLEELIEPGYVTLERLNAKINHLVPLIKRTKGRITYLQSLKGDDDTTGVSNMTGIHKMCVICQDDYIIVGSITVCGHYFCRNCLEEWWQTHNTCPMCKTVLSRDDVFSFTQQDKEDKSRAGSFAARINQDDAIGAMYAPVSEDTQQLMSKQSIKSAYGTKIDHVIKYIKMLTHRAPGTQIVIFSQWAEILTLLASALTENKIAYAEPKTLMSFLQSEEVTCFLLNAKFQSTGLTLVSATHVILCEPILNAALEAQAISRIHRMGQTQTTHVTIFTMADTVEEEVLRLAINKRLKSMDGDETFEENESRHVTSGVGALATDKSGEVVNRQDMWDALFPSDG from the exons ATGACAAGTGATGCGATAAACGCCATGGAAAACGACAGTACGACGGTGGTAGAGGTGGAAACGACATTTGTGAACGATAACGTGGTCCGTGGCTTCCTCGATGTTGCACGTGATACGCTGCCAGACGTCCAAGGACTCCTTCCACTGGTCCAAGTGCAGCTGGTGGCGGATATCTCAAGAGAGATGCTGGAGGGCGAAGAAGTGCTGGAAATCACCGATCCAGAGTCACATGGCGTCAAAAATACCGAAGCAGGTGACGAAACgaactcacgtgaccccatCGTCGCTTCTGCGCCTGCTACCCTGGTTCCTAACGAGAGCACATTAGAGATTCATGTCACGCCCAAGtacaccaccaaggacaagaaacGAGGCCGCAaaaagaccaagaaggacgaaGATTGGTTGGTAACATGCTTGGGTGTTGTTCAACTAGGAAACGTGGAAACCAGTGACCACGTGCTTACCGCTTTGAAACAGGCTCTTTCGGTAGCCAAATTTAACCCGCGAAATCGAGTCAGTGTCTTTTCAGTGAATCCTCACGTCACTGTTACCAAAAACAATGGTGTTTACAGCATTTCCATCACTTTTGGAGTCTTTGCGAAGCCTTTTGATGGCCACGTCAACCCTGAGATCCATATGGCAGGTCACCTCAACATTGTGAATGTCATCCGACAGTTCCTGGGCGTAACTAAGATAAAACAGCTACATAAGAACGACTATGTGACTCCTGAATACTTTTACGAGTGCCTGGAACTCAAGGATGATACCGAGGTTGAGATCAACAGAGATCTTCAGCCGGAAGGGATGAGATCAAAACTTTTGGATTACCAGCTTGAAACTGTGGGGTGGGTTCTGGATAGAGAAAAGGGAGAATCGCGTGAGAAGACGATAGAGGGAATTCCTTCACCATGGAAACGGTTCAGGGCTCATGGTATCAACTGGTTGGTTGATTTTGTGGGTCTCAACATTGGTcctgagaaggaggtgatggagattTTGACACGAGATACGAAACCAACAACTGAGGACCCCGAGATTCAAGcagtatcacgtgacgcagATTTTAAGGCTGGATATGGACTTATTGCTGATGAAATGGGTCTTGGAAAGACAGTTGAGCTACTAGCTGTAGTCCTGAATAACCCCAGACCTGAATTTCCACCGCAAACACACTACGATCTGTACTCTGACAGAGACGTGTTACCTACCAAGACGACTCTCATTTTATGTCCTGCCAGTATCAGTCAACAGTGGATTGCTGAGGTTACTAAACATGCTCCCAGTCTCTCTGTCTTTCTGTACACTGGTCGAGCAGCTTTGGATGCTCAAAGAGAGAAGGAAGGTACTCCCGATACCGATATTGAGGTTGGAATTGACTCAGATACTGATTCAGAAGGCCCTCTTGTTTCAAAACATGCACAATTTCTCTCTCAGTTCGACATTGTAGTCACATCCTATGAAGTTGCATCTCGCGAGGTTGCCAACGCTCTTTACAACCCTCTGAGAGGTCGTGTAACTCGCACCAAGACGAAGCTAAAGTCGAAAGATACCCGAGATGTCGATCTCGTGCAAGACCGGCTTTCCCTCCAATCTCCACTGAGTCAGCTTCAGTTCTGGCGTGTGATTCTGGACGAGGTTCAGATGGTGGGAAACACGGTCTCCAACGCAGCTGTTGTAGCTCGTATTATTCCCCGAGTGCATGCATGGGGAGTCAGTGGTACTCCTATAAAGAAGGGCATGCCTGACTTACTTGGcatgtgtgtgtttttgagATGTGAACCCGGCGAGTTTTATGGAAGAAGTGATT atgcGTATAACTACTCTTGGCAAAACGGATACCTCAGCACAACTATGACAGCATCTGGAGTAAGTCATCAAAAACACTGGGAGATGCTCATGCTTGACAAGCCTCGGTTTCGAGACGTTATTCGTCAAATGTCTATTCGACATACTAAGCGACAGGTCAGAGATCAACTAGTATTGCCTCCTCAGGAAAGACACCATGTGAGACTCAGATTCAATCTAGTCGAGGAAGAAAACTACCGACACCTGCGTGAAGGTGTTGAGAGTGCCGTCAGTGAGGCAGTGGCTAGTTCTCTcatgagagaagagagggaAGCTACACGTGAGGCAGCTGTGGTGGATAGGTATGGCGTTCTGCCTTCAAGTGTCACTCCCCCTGTGAGCAACAGACCTAGAGGCACTTTCAACATCGGAGGCTCTAATCCCTATGCTAGTATCATGGCGAATATCAACAACACAGTCATTGAACCTGAAATTGAGATTGATCCCAGTATCACTTCTAGTGGAGAGGGTGACGGCCAACATGTCTACACTACCTGGTCGGGTGCTGTAGACACGTATGGTGGTGAGTCTAGCGGTACAGCTGCTAGTAGCACCGATGCTGACGGCGATGATAACGCTCAATCTCCCACATCTGATACAGCTAGCAACACTGACATCAATGTTAGTGCTATTCCCGATATAGAGGTATCCCCGACTGCCACCCCTACAGCCTCCACCAGATCCCAAAATGGAacttctgctcctccagcatctTCCGCTCCTGCGGATTTAACAACAGCAACCCTCTCTTCCTGGCTGTTACGGTTACGACAAACCTGCTGCCATCCTCGAGTCGGTTCTGGTAACAAGAAGGCTCTCGGAAACGGTATTCTTCAAACTGTCAGTCACGTGCTGGACGCCATGTGCGACCAGGCGCTCACCCAGCTGCTGAACGACGAGCGAAGTCTGTTTGTcgaagagctggagaaggcaCGAGTTCACGAGTTCAACAAACAACCAGACATTGGACTCACAGTGCTTCAGTCACGTGTTTCTGAAGTCGAGGTTCGAACTGGTGAGATCCGAGATATGGCTGTTGCTGCGGCTACGCGGTATGCtatgaagaagaaggaggtaATTTCCGAGTGGAAGCGTATTGGTGAGGTTGATAACAAGCGCAAGTTGGAGGAGAGTGATGACGGTGCTGCTAATGTTAAGAAAGTCAAGGTCGAAaaagaggagaaggaggaagaagtggcaaaggaggaggtttccGAAGATTTTAAAATGGAGGGAACTGAGAACAACTCCATTTTTGGAGCTCCAACTGCTTTTCTGGGCTCTGATTCGGAGTCTGAGAGCACTGGTAAGATGTCCAAACCATTACAAAAGTACCTGAACAACTCCGAGGAACTTCAGacggagaaggagcgaaaACAGGCTTTTCTGCACCGGTACAGGAGCTGGATGGATCTTATGCATCGGTACTATTTTTTCATTGCTACTTTTCATTTCCAAGTTGGAGAAGC taAAAAAGTggctgaggagaagaaagaaaaagaggaTGGGAAGGACgatgaagagaaggaagatgaagagaaggaagagatTGAGGTCAAgaaagaggaggatgaAGGGACCAAGAGTGACGA tctgGAAACGCACTATTACACGCTGGCAGAACAAATCCGAACCCAGCTACTTCAACGCCCTATTGAGAGAGTAGACCAAGACGTGGGTCGACTTGAACgggccaaggagctggagatggttCAGATCCCTGTTGATACCTTGACTCGAGATCTAGTACAGGCTTCTCCTTTCCTTGAGGCACGTGTTTCGGGTCTACTCGAGATCATCAACCAACAGTCCGAATATCTTGAAGAATGGATGACCAGAGTTCGAGAGCTGTTGGTTGCACgtgacgagaaggacgtgAAAGAAACagatgagaagaagaataAAGGAGATGTCGAGAAAGTTGAAGGCGAAAACACTGATCCTTATGCTTCTGGATTAGACAACCAACAATATGCGTCGGACTACCTTGATGCTATATCGTACCTGCTGCAACTCAGAGATGAAGCTCTCAATGCCAAGACTACGGCCTCAGCAGCCGACAAGATCCAAGTTAACTTGTGGTACCACAATGACTACGAAGAAGAGCTTACCGATCTTCAGGTGGCCCTCAAGGAAGCTCTGGACGCTTGTCATGTGAGTCCCACTCTTGGTGCCCTCAAACCTATCGTTGCTGCTCTGAAGACGgactctggagctgtttcATTGTCAATTTACAACCCGAAATGGCCTCCCAAGTTGCTGTCCAAGCTCAATCCGATCGTTAAGACAGTTACCTCGACAACCAAGGCTTGCAGAGACCTGTTGTCAGTCGTTAGAAGCTGTTTCAACTCGAAGGTTGTCTATtacaagcagctgcagcaacTGTCTGACAATGTGAGCAGTCTGGAGGAACTCATCGAGCCTGGTTATGTCACACTGGAACGCCTGAACGCCAAAATAAACCATCTCGTACCTTTAATCAAGCGTACAAAGGGCCGAATCACATACTTACAGAGTCTCAAAGGTGATGATGACACAACTGGAGTTTCCAACATGACTGGAATTCATAAAATGTGTGTCATCTGTCAGGATGATTATATTATCGTGGGATCCATCACTGTCTGTGGCCATTACTTTTGCAGAAACTGCCTGGAAGAGTGGTGGCAGACACATAATACGTGTCCAATGTGCAAGACTGTATTGTCCCGCGACGATGTGTTCTCTTTCACCCAACAGGACAAGGAAGATAAGTCACGTGCAGGTTCTTTCGCTGCTCGGATCAATCAAGATGACGCCATTGGAGCAATGTATGCGCCAGTGTCGGAGGACACTCAACAGTTGATGAGCAAACAGAGCATCAAGAGTGCGTATGGCACAAAGATTGACCACGTTATCAAGTATATCAAGATGCTCACTCATCGGGCTCCTGGCACTCAGATTGTCATCTTTTCTCAGTGGGCAGAGATTCTCACATTGTTAGCTTCAGCCCTCACTGAGAACAAGATTGCATACGCGGAGCCGAAAACACTGATGTCTTTCTTGCAATCGGAagaagtcacgtgtttcCTCTTGAACGCAAAGTTCCAGTCCACTGGCCTGACTCTTGTAAGTGCCACTCACGTCATTCTATGCGAGCCCATTCTCAACGCTGCTCTTGAGGCTCAGGCCATCAGTCGAATCCACCGAATGGGCCAGACTCAGACTACCCACGTGACTATCTTCACTATGGCCGATactgttgaagaagaggttcTGCGTCTTGCTATTAACAAGCGGTTGAAAAGTATGGACGGTGATGAGACGTTTGAGGAGAATGAATCTCGACATGTGACATCAGGAGTGGGTGCGCTCGCCACCGATAAATCCGGAGAGGTGGTCAACCGTCAGGATATGTGGGACGCTTTGTTTCCCAGTGACGGGTAA
- a CDS encoding uncharacterized protein (Compare to YALI0C07172g, weakly similar to uniprot|O01761 Caenorhabditis elegans Muscle M-line assembly protein unc-89 (Uncoordinated protein 89)), with protein MARKSTPEPEMRRKTRVKANILHVSKEGIFDSAGKSAQIFDNAGTKPGSQAQLRQEQQQEQQTQTQSPMAKLKQMVRRNSAPQQPQLQQPHQSQQQQQQQQQQQQQQGQPQQQTLTTRLYLQNKSLARQNSNLNTKMSALEHHMSELISENICLRQKNLELQRSHDNWLRSHVSQNLKKQLQQHINGINDLMQGLLGEVDGDSEQRSHESASQEHFELSLSRSLSKTPDSRALSRGSPVSGRHSLSRGSASRQTMGPADFARRRSSRRRSSFFGELPLLQDAEDVLDPSAEQLHLEARDVVTPMADDVEGWGEVPVDEVNAHMEEMEKQHQAEEAESEMDVDRGEKVHFNEHVEEHYDEPMEMDTQETQDTSFSSAVRETSFPSPIQETVQETSFASPEHESFPSLIQETSFPSPVKEKSSFASPIKENASFASPAKQKPFPSPIDESSFPSPFSSSFRRVTSAPRGEPICEVSTDGESFAFLQQRSRPNSSHSRPNSRSASRNISSRPGSREKQIHVFADPVSPVKEAGLEASAPVNPAPSNKPAAVSTTPPRSRPSLFDTPESAKERQEKERKRRESMEQVVEDPVSPCSRPSSRRSSRRASTEKEKAAEEAAKHEEMEVEEEHVQEEKVERRVNRSRRTSTKTAESLPVSTGLTTVESLEKPVSGMFEKGLEKLQSLDNNVTARKSRAPTATGGVKVTTSRKSTKATAKPSKTSPLMQKDANGSKNNGADGVKGKVETVKTSKLAEKPVKPVKVAADTVAKKPIKLETPEPRSRRSRGAPVNYKLPSVGSKLRRETDGFVDAVGGLKRSLGACDENGMKRRRI; from the coding sequence ATGGCCCGAAAATCCACCCCAGAGCCTGAGATGAGACGCAAGACTCGGGTCAAGGCCAACATTTTGCATGTGAGCAAGGAAGGGATATTCGACAGCGCCGGAAAGTCTGCTCAGATCTTTGACAACGCGGGAACCAAGCCTGGGTCCCAGGCACAGTTACGTCAAGAGCAACAACAAGAgcaacagacacaaacacaatcGCCCATGGCAAAGCTGAAGCAAATGGTACGCCGAAACAGtgctcctcagcagcccCAGTTGCAGCAACCCCACCAgtcacagcagcagcaacagcagcaacagcagcagcagcaacaacagggtcaaccccaacaacaaACACTAACCACCCGTCTGTATCTCCAAAACAAGTCTCTGGCACGACAGAATTCCAATCTCAACACCAAAATGTCGGCTTTGGAACACCATATGAGCGAACTTATCAGTGAAAACATTTGTTTGCGGCAAAAGAATCTCGAGTTGCAGAGAAGCCACGACAATTGGTTGCGATCGCATGTCAGCCAGAATCTCAAAAAGCAACTGCAACAGCATATCAATGGAATCAACGATTTGATGCAAGGACTGTTGGGAGAAGTCGATGGAGACTCGGAGCAACGCTCTCATGAATCGGCTTCTCAGGAGCACTTTGAGCTTTCCCTTTCCAGATCACTTTCAAAGACTCCCGATTCTCGAGCTCTATCTAGAGGTTCTCCTGTATCTGGCAGACACTCGCTCTCTAGAGGTTCGGCAAGTCGACAGACCATGGGTCCTGCTGACTTTGCTCGACGACGGTCTTCTCGACGTCGATCATCGTTCTTTGGCGAGCTGCCCCTGCTGCAGGACGCCGAGGACGTGCTCGATCCTTCGGCAGAACAATTGCATTTGGAGGCTCGAGATGTCGTCACTCCGATGGCTGACGACGTTGAGGGATGGGGTGAGGTTCCAGTTGACGAGGTGAATGCTCacatggaggagatggagaagcAGCATCAGGCAGAGGAGGCAGAGAGCGAGATGGATGTTGATAGAGGAGAGAAGGTGCATTTCAATGAGCACGTGGAGGAACATTACGACGAGCCAATGGAAATGGATACTCAGGAGACACAGGATACATCATTCTCCTCTGCTGTCCGGGAGACTTCTTTCCCTTCACCTATCCAAGAGACTGTTCAGGAGACTTCTTTCGCCTCTCCCGAGCACGAATCGTTCCCTTCCCTGATCCAGGAGACTTCTTTCCCCTCGCCTGTGAAGGAGAAGTCGTCGTTTGCTTCACCTATAAAAGAGAACGCCTCTTTTGCATCGCCTGCCAAACAGAAGCCCTTCCCTTCACCAATCGACGAGTCTTCTTTCCCGTCtcccttctccagctccttccGACGGGTAACTTCTGCCCCCAGAGGAGAGCCTATTTGTGAAGTGTCCACAGATGGAGAGTCCTTTGCATTCCTTCAGCAGCGATCTCGTCCCAACTCGAGCCATTCACGGCCTAACTCTCGATCCGCTTCTCGCAACATTTCCTCCCGCCCTGGATCTCGGGAGAAGCAGATCCACGTGTTTGCCGACCCTGTATCCCCTGTTAAGGAAGCTGGCCTTGAGGCCTCTGCCCCTGTGAACCCAGCCCCTTCAAATAAACCAGCTGCTGTCTCTACAACCCCTCCtcgatctcgtccttcATTGTTTGATACCCCCGAGAGTGCCAAGGAGCgacaggagaaggagcggAAGCGACGAGAGAGCATGGAGCAGGTAGTGGAGGATCCCGTGTCACCCTGTTCCCGTCCCAGCAGTCGACGATCTTCCCGAAGAGCCAGTactgagaaggagaaggcggCTGAGGAGGCCGCAAAGCATGAGGAGATGGAAGTTGAGGAAGAGCATGTtcaggaggagaaggttGAAAGGAGGGTTAATCGTTCTCGACGGACTTCTACTAAGACAGCTGAGTCACTTCCTGTATCTACAGGACTCACGACTGTGGAGTCTTTGGAGAAGCCCGTTTCGGGAATGTTTGAAAAGGGTCTCGAGAAGCTTCAGAGTCTGGACAACAACGTGACTGCCCGGAAGAGTCGCGCTCCAACTGCCACCGGTGGTGTCAAGGTGACTACATCAAGAAAGAGCACCAAGGCCACTGCCAAACCTTCCAAGACCTCTCCTCTGATGCAGAAGGATGCCAATGGCAGCAAAAATAATGGAGCCGATGGAGTCAAGGGCAAGGTCGAGACTGTTAAAACATCCAAGCTTGCCGAAAAGCCCGTCAAGCCCGTCAAGGTGGCAGCTGATACGgttgccaagaagcccatCAAGCTGGAAACCCCTGAGCCTCGTTCTCGGCGATCTCGAGGGGCTCCTGTCAACTACAAGCTTCCCTCTGTGGGTTCCAAGCTGCGTCGGGAGACCGATGGCTTTGTTGATGCAGTTGGAGGGCTCAAGCGGTCTCTGGGTGCCTGTGATGAGAACGGCATGAAGCGACGGCGCATCTAG